From the genome of Tachysurus fulvidraco isolate hzauxx_2018 chromosome 20, HZAU_PFXX_2.0, whole genome shotgun sequence, one region includes:
- the nrip1b gene encoding nuclear receptor-interacting protein 1: protein MTHGEEPGPETHQDSAVLTYLEGLLMHPVASGPGATATRRPEAGSNNGEAGNQGTRGIQLPNHGSSPPEKGSPPGAASQNLKKARLLRSGTWSEINNQKKDPAEVQVNGQGKDYHKINLDNSAQGESTLLASLLQSFSSRLQTVAMSQSITQSHKQLDGESSDRSHTDKDTLQGYCTASSRLKGLIRKNKQQSHNTVPYSRRNSQDRRSESPRSSQSSVPDRVSCAERLKAVASLVKSRSSPAPSPKPSVACSQLALLLSSEAHLQQYSQEQALKAQLCSRSASERLAAMATQQTKDNRPPSMGESVFGPDILNPFNTPNGTLPSPTLNCSQRSPSLSLGQSAPTSSPRPSPHSPKEKRPFDRHSSRPPQNCSSLLLLLLNNHNSQKHLTKNGHLEDDFTSPLSQASSHQSDSECSNPENSLTKDSSDAESCYSSCFPIDLSMRSRFSSQKSEPASSASSLDKFTETLISKWKSETLGPMVPEARELEISPDMTSHHKVTLMQLLLDRRNNEMVNKIAPYPDLQDDVTLRNMTGSPLKRFGTLEESRTQNPFDQLMGGGLSSSSVSGDASKTPSPYYYSSPLVQSSPLNLCKSKHHTSEKIVEPAFTASKLLQNLAQCGLQNVSPSPPLQSCGPQNKRQKSSEPELDRSQPLLDRVAVPIKRNNTPLFESPSATFSPFSGPEHLPPASTQIENLLERRTVLQLLLGTASQKEKSTGRRSTEVATGVHEKPPRGYSLCDSSNGPSLYVTVKTEPRDESLLSGISDDAGRHWRMGRESYSPIIEAHSNVKEEAKCGLLSQLLKQKTTTYHSSPCTEQMISTVKEEQQDYQMPLPKKRKLCLELAEHLSKEPCQRPLETVSERLVSDTPEAHNSRRLPSPKEEDLFTKSPVSKAPMRDSQSFNVLKQLLLSDNCLKEISQPQGIASSFLPQANCKGNGNFSQSSYNHELVNFPWFPQTLNSGPGHFISLSSSPGNSIQGSSWDKGTSPRPSPKSVKKETESSPRWTQPGEDKCESSPDSPPLMRSNPILYYMLQQRNSQLRKEVEDHAQRTHCGVTVKVEPCGNDRYHDGRISTISPVQIQRQGNRGEHLSELLEKP from the coding sequence ATGACTCATGGGGAGGAACCTGGCCCTGAGACACACCAGGATTCTGCTGTTTTAACTTATCTGGAAGGTTTACTAATGCATCCGGTTGCATCTGGGCCTGGTGCCACGGCAACAAGGAGACCGGAGGCTGGCAGCAACAATGGCGAGGCAGGAAACCAAGGGACCAGAGGCATTCAGCTACCTAATCACGGCTCCAGCCCGCCAGAAAAAGGAAGCCCTCCAGGAGCGGCCTCCCAGAACCTTAAAAAGGCTAGACTGTTGCGTTCGGGAACCTGGAGTGAGATAAACAACCAGAAAAAAGACCCTGCTGAAGTGCAGGTGAATGGACAGGGCAAAGATTACCATAAAATTAATCTGGATAATTCAGCACAGGGAGAGAGCACACTGCTGGCCTCTCTGCTTCAGTCATTCAGCTCACGACTGCAGACAGTAGCCATGTCTCAGAGCATCACTCAGAGCCACAAACAGCTAGATGGAGAGAGTAGTGACAGATCACACACTGACAAGGACACCTTACAGGGCTACTGTACAGCCTCTAGCCGCCTCAAAGGCCTGATAAGGAAAAACAAGCAACAGAGCCACAACACTGTGCCTTACAGTCGTCGCAATAGCCAAGACCGACGCTCAGAGTCTCCTCGTTCGTCACAGAGCTCAGTGCCTGACAGAGTATCCTGTGCAGAGAGATTGAAGGCTGTGGCGAGTCTAGTAAAGAGCAGGTCCAGTCCGGCTCCTTCTCCTAAACCCAGTGTGGCTTGCAGTCAGTTAGCATTGCTGCTTTCTAGCGAAGCCCATCTGCAGCAATATTCCCAGGAACAGGCCTTAAAAGCACAACTATGTAGCCGATCAGCCAGCGAGAGACTGGCAGCCATGGCTACACAGCAAACTAAAGACAATAGACCACCCAGCATGGGAGAGTCTGTGTTTGGTCCAGAcattttaaatccttttaatacCCCAAATGGAACACTCCCATCACCGACATTAAATTGTAGTCAGAGAAGCCCTTCTTTGAGTCTAGGTCAAAGTGCACCCACTAGCTCCCCTCGGCCCTCTCCTCACTCCCCTAAAGAGAAGCGTCCGTTTGACAGGCACAGCAGCCGGCCCCCACAAAACTGCAGCAGCTTGCTTCTGCTCCTCCTCAACAACCACAACTCCCAGAAGCATCTTACTAAGAATGGCCACCTGGAAGATGACTTCACCTCTCCTCTGAGCCAAGCCTCCTCTCATCAGTCTGACAGTGAGTGCTCCAACCCAGAAAACAGCTTGACCAAAGACAGTAGTGATGCAGAGAGCTGCTACTCCAGCTGCTTCCCTATTGACCTCTCCATGAGGAGCCGATTTTCCAGCCAAAAGTCTGAGCCGGCCTCCTCAGCCTCGTCTTTAGACAAGTTCACAGAGACTCTTATAAGCAAGTGGAAGTCAGAGACTCTTGGGCCAATGGTCCCTGAAGCCAGGGAGTTGGAAATAAGCCCAGACATGACATCTCATCATAAGGTTACTCTCATGCAGTTACTGTTGGATCGCAGAAATAATGAGATGGTAAACAAAATTGCACCTTATCCTGATTTGCAGGATGATGTCACCCTTCGAAACATGACTGGAAGTCCACTTAAACGTTTTGGAACACTGGAGGAGAGCAGAACACAGAACCCTTTTGATCAGCTGATGGGTGGAGGTTTGTCTTCATCTTCTGTCAGTGGAGATGCAAGCAAGACTCCTTCTCCTTACTATTATTCTTCACCCCTTGTTCAGTCCAGCCCTCTAAACCTATGTAAGTCTAAACATCACACCAGCGAAAAGATAGTGGAACCTGCTTTCACAGCCAGTAAATTATTACAAAATCTGGCTCAATGTGGTTTGCAGAATGTATCCCCCTCACCCCCTCTGCAATCCTGTGGGCCacagaacaaaagacaaaaaagctcAGAGCCTGAGCTAGATAGATCTCAACCTCTTTTGGATAGGGTAGCTGTTCCAATAAAAAGGAACAATACACCTTTATTCGAATCACCCTCTGCCACTTTCTCACCCTTTTCTGGACCAGAGCATTTACCTCCAGCATCGACACAAATTGAAAATCTCCTGGAGAGACGGACTGTACTGCAGCTTCTGCTTGGCACTGCTTCCCAAAAGGAGAAATCCACTGGGAGGAGAAGCACAGAGGTGGCTACGGGAGTCCATGAAAAGCCTCCAAGGGGTTATTCTCTATGTGACAGCTCAAACGGACCTTCATTGTACGTCACGGTCAAAACAGAGCCAAGAGACGAAAGTCTTCTTTCAGGCATCTCTGACGATGCCGGACGCCATTGGAGAATGGGTCGTGAAAGTTACAGCCCCATCATTGAAGCACACAGCAATGTTAAAGAAGAAGCTAAATGTGGACTTCTCAGCCAGCTCTTGAAACAGAAGACAACTACCTATCATTCAAGTCCATGCACAGAGCAGATGATTAGCACAGTGAAAGAGGAGCAACAGGATTATCAGATGCCTCTCCCTAAAAAGAGGAAACTTTGTTTGGAGTTGGCTGAACACCTCAGTAAAGAACCTTGCCAGAGACCTCTGGAAACTGTGAGTGAGCGTCTGGTGTCTGATACACCCGAGGCCCACAATAGCAGACGGCTGCCAAGCCCAAAAGAAGAGGACTTGTTCACCAAGAGTCCTGTGAGCAAAGCTCCCATGAGAGACAGCCAAAGCTTCAATGTTTTGAAGCAGCTCCTTTTGTCAGACAACTGTCTGAAGGAGATATCTCAACCCCAGGGGATAGCTAGTTCTTTTCTCCCTCAGGCAAACTGCAAAGGCAACGGGAACTTCAGTCAGTCCAGTTATAATCATGAACTTGTGAACTTTCCATGGTTTCCTCAGACTCTTAACTCAGGGCCTGGTCATTTTATCTCGCTTTCCTCCTCACCAGGAAACAGCATCCAGGGATCTTCTTGGGATAAGGGTACCTCTCCTAGACCCAGTCCCAAATCTGTGAAGAAAGAAACGGAAAGCTCACCAAGGTGGACACAGCCTGGGGAGGATAAATGTGAATCCAGCCCTGATTCTCCACCTCTAATGAGGTCTAATCCAATACTGTACTATATGCTTCAACAGAGAAACAGTCAGCTTAGAAAGGAGGTAGAGGATCATGCGCAAAGGACGCACTGTGGGGTAACAGTGAAAGTAGAGCCATGCGGCAATGATCGGTACCATGACGGCAGAATAAGTACGATTTCTCCAGTTCAGATACAGAGACAAGGCAACAGAGGCGAACACCTTAGTGAGCTGTTAGAAAAACCATAG